The following coding sequences are from one Nicotiana tomentosiformis chromosome 3, ASM39032v3, whole genome shotgun sequence window:
- the LOC104112204 gene encoding uncharacterized protein isoform X1 produces MGKEKLKSLVTSFTAGGEYLAILSPDGTVRVWNTSSGSLFAQWKPENSGDSFSYMACGFVGKKRRKEQRLLIALGADDGTVLAVDISAELMRWRKAGALSSGAAGLFFVDKARKIHAVAANGLVFEMNSDTGEVIKEFKVSKKPFSSVAHSTDEKIIAAASDKLRFLSLESGKELLKLSPASAVAQRLWLSDDAQFAVTAGLGERQLQVWKLDFGERAADYGQVLSMKHPPIIVECRKNCKGEDGMVVLAISEKGVCYVWNFESVTDEVVKPIKITVKASKGETEKKTGRAKKNIAPIIAARLHVLDRDAHLRALIAYGSVESPEFTSVDISSPGEDIVIAAVDQAEKVLAAVQENGHARKGADMENEGVKLIQKSKVTNKRPASDLDVTPPVTITDDGNGEPIDGVQIDDLNEPTMGEKLARLHLADNNEDKSNEDLESPPQTKPPSADSVHVLLKQALHADDRALLIDCLYRQDEKVIANSVSLLNPSDVLKLLQSLLSIIQSRGAVLACALPWLQSLLLQHASGIMSQESSLLVLNSLYQLIDARLSTLHQALQLSSSLELLYAGTIDDGDEEDGAIQPIIYEDESDEEGSEVAMETESNPDVEEPEAFSDISDHGLSDGMSE; encoded by the exons ATGGGAAAGGAGAAGCTAAAATCGCTAGTTACGTCATTTACTGCGGGCGGCGAATATCTCGCCATATTGTCTCCAGATGGAACCGTTAGA GTTTGGAACACAAGTAGTGGAAGCCTATTTGCTCAGTGGAAACCGGAGAATTCTGGAGACAGTTTTTCTTACATGGCTTGCGGTTTTGTTGGAAAGAAG CGCAGAAAAGAACAACGTTTATTAATAGCCCTTGGCGCAGATGATGGAACTGTTTTAGCAGTTGATATCTCTGCTGAATTAATGAGGTGGAGAAAAGCTGGAGCCCTTTCCAG TGGAGCTGCTGGTCTGTTTTTTGTGGACAAAGCCCGTAAGATTCATGCTGTTGCTGCGAATGGTTTAGTATTTGAGATGAACTCTGACACTGGAGAAGTCATCAAAGAGTTCAAAGTGTCAAAGAAGCCCTTTTCCTCAGTGGCTCATTCAACTG ACGAGAAAATTATAGCTGCAGCCAGTGATAAGTTACGATTTCTAAGTTTAGAAAGTGGGAAAGAGTTGCTGAAGTTGTCTCCTGCCTCG GCTGTTGCACAGCGTTTATGGCTATCTGATGATGCCCAATTTGCTGTTACTGCTGGGCTTGGCGAGAGGCAACTTCAAGTGTGGAAACTTGATTTTGGTGAAAGGGCTGCAGATTATGGGCAGGTTCTTTCCATGAAACATCCTCCTATAATTGTTGAGTGCAGGAAAAATTGCAAGGGAGAAGACGGTATGGTTGTCCTTGCAATATCAGAGAAGGGTGTTTGTTATGTTTGGAACTTTGAGTCTGTCACTGATGAAGTTGTAAAGCCAATTAAGATCACTGTAAAAGCTAGCAAAGGGGAAACAGAAAAGAAAACTGGAAGAGCAAAAAAGAACATTGCGCCCATAATTGCTGCCAGGTTGCATGTTTTGGACAGAGATGCTCATTTGAGGGCCTTGATTGCATATGGCTCTGTGGAATCCCCAGAGTTTACATCAGTAGACATTTCAAGTCCAGGGGAGGATATCGTCATAGCAGCAGTAGACCAGGCCGAGAAAGTGCTTGCTGCAGTTCAAGAAAATGGTCATGCCAGAAAAG GTGCAGATATGGAAAACGAAGGTGTTAAATTAATCCAGAAAAGCAAAGTGACGAATAAACGACCAGCATCTGATCTGGATGTCACTCCACCAGTGACAATCACAGATGATG GTAATGGTGAACCTATAGATGGAGTTCAGATTGATGATCTAAACGAGCCGACCATGGGTGAGAAACTCGCGAGGCTCCATTTGGCAGACAACAATGAAGATAAAAGCAATGAGGATCTAGAATCTCCTCCTCAAACAAAGCCTCCAAGTGCTGATTCAGTTCATGTTCTGCTCAAGCAAGCCCTTCATGCTGATGATCGAGCACTTTTGATAGATTGCTTATACAGACAAGATGAGAAG GTCATTGCAAATTCAGTATCTCTTTTAAATCCATCAGATGTTCTCAAGCTTTTACAGTCACTCTTGTCAATTATCCAGTCAAG GGGCGCTGTATTGGCTTGTGCCCTTCCCTGGTTGCAAAGTTTACTTCTTCAACACGCTAGTGGAATAATGTCTCAAGAATCCTCTTTGCTTGTACTCAACTCTTTATATCAG CTTATTGATGCCAGACTTTCAACTCTCCACCAAGCTCTTCAGCTATCAAGCTCCTTAGAATTGCTTTATGCAGGG ACTATTGATGATGGTGATGAGGAAGATGGTGCCATACAGCCTATCATCTATGAAGATGAAAGTGACGAGGAGGGTTCTGAAGTTGCTATGGAAACGGAAAGCAACCCAGATGTTGAGGAACCAGAGGCTTTTAGTGACATTAGTGATCACGGATTGAGTGATGGCATGAGCGAGTGA
- the LOC104112204 gene encoding uncharacterized protein isoform X2, with amino-acid sequence MEPLEFGTQVVEAYLLSGNRRILETVFLTWLAVLLERRKEQRLLIALGADDGTVLAVDISAELMRWRKAGALSSGAAGLFFVDKARKIHAVAANGLVFEMNSDTGEVIKEFKVSKKPFSSVAHSTDEKIIAAASDKLRFLSLESGKELLKLSPASAVAQRLWLSDDAQFAVTAGLGERQLQVWKLDFGERAADYGQVLSMKHPPIIVECRKNCKGEDGMVVLAISEKGVCYVWNFESVTDEVVKPIKITVKASKGETEKKTGRAKKNIAPIIAARLHVLDRDAHLRALIAYGSVESPEFTSVDISSPGEDIVIAAVDQAEKVLAAVQENGHARKGADMENEGVKLIQKSKVTNKRPASDLDVTPPVTITDDGNGEPIDGVQIDDLNEPTMGEKLARLHLADNNEDKSNEDLESPPQTKPPSADSVHVLLKQALHADDRALLIDCLYRQDEKVIANSVSLLNPSDVLKLLQSLLSIIQSRGAVLACALPWLQSLLLQHASGIMSQESSLLVLNSLYQLIDARLSTLHQALQLSSSLELLYAGTIDDGDEEDGAIQPIIYEDESDEEGSEVAMETESNPDVEEPEAFSDISDHGLSDGMSE; translated from the exons ATGGAACCGTTAGA GTTTGGAACACAAGTAGTGGAAGCCTATTTGCTCAGTGGAAACCGGAGAATTCTGGAGACAGTTTTTCTTACATGGCTTGCGGTTTTGTTGGAAAGAAG AAAAGAACAACGTTTATTAATAGCCCTTGGCGCAGATGATGGAACTGTTTTAGCAGTTGATATCTCTGCTGAATTAATGAGGTGGAGAAAAGCTGGAGCCCTTTCCAG TGGAGCTGCTGGTCTGTTTTTTGTGGACAAAGCCCGTAAGATTCATGCTGTTGCTGCGAATGGTTTAGTATTTGAGATGAACTCTGACACTGGAGAAGTCATCAAAGAGTTCAAAGTGTCAAAGAAGCCCTTTTCCTCAGTGGCTCATTCAACTG ACGAGAAAATTATAGCTGCAGCCAGTGATAAGTTACGATTTCTAAGTTTAGAAAGTGGGAAAGAGTTGCTGAAGTTGTCTCCTGCCTCG GCTGTTGCACAGCGTTTATGGCTATCTGATGATGCCCAATTTGCTGTTACTGCTGGGCTTGGCGAGAGGCAACTTCAAGTGTGGAAACTTGATTTTGGTGAAAGGGCTGCAGATTATGGGCAGGTTCTTTCCATGAAACATCCTCCTATAATTGTTGAGTGCAGGAAAAATTGCAAGGGAGAAGACGGTATGGTTGTCCTTGCAATATCAGAGAAGGGTGTTTGTTATGTTTGGAACTTTGAGTCTGTCACTGATGAAGTTGTAAAGCCAATTAAGATCACTGTAAAAGCTAGCAAAGGGGAAACAGAAAAGAAAACTGGAAGAGCAAAAAAGAACATTGCGCCCATAATTGCTGCCAGGTTGCATGTTTTGGACAGAGATGCTCATTTGAGGGCCTTGATTGCATATGGCTCTGTGGAATCCCCAGAGTTTACATCAGTAGACATTTCAAGTCCAGGGGAGGATATCGTCATAGCAGCAGTAGACCAGGCCGAGAAAGTGCTTGCTGCAGTTCAAGAAAATGGTCATGCCAGAAAAG GTGCAGATATGGAAAACGAAGGTGTTAAATTAATCCAGAAAAGCAAAGTGACGAATAAACGACCAGCATCTGATCTGGATGTCACTCCACCAGTGACAATCACAGATGATG GTAATGGTGAACCTATAGATGGAGTTCAGATTGATGATCTAAACGAGCCGACCATGGGTGAGAAACTCGCGAGGCTCCATTTGGCAGACAACAATGAAGATAAAAGCAATGAGGATCTAGAATCTCCTCCTCAAACAAAGCCTCCAAGTGCTGATTCAGTTCATGTTCTGCTCAAGCAAGCCCTTCATGCTGATGATCGAGCACTTTTGATAGATTGCTTATACAGACAAGATGAGAAG GTCATTGCAAATTCAGTATCTCTTTTAAATCCATCAGATGTTCTCAAGCTTTTACAGTCACTCTTGTCAATTATCCAGTCAAG GGGCGCTGTATTGGCTTGTGCCCTTCCCTGGTTGCAAAGTTTACTTCTTCAACACGCTAGTGGAATAATGTCTCAAGAATCCTCTTTGCTTGTACTCAACTCTTTATATCAG CTTATTGATGCCAGACTTTCAACTCTCCACCAAGCTCTTCAGCTATCAAGCTCCTTAGAATTGCTTTATGCAGGG ACTATTGATGATGGTGATGAGGAAGATGGTGCCATACAGCCTATCATCTATGAAGATGAAAGTGACGAGGAGGGTTCTGAAGTTGCTATGGAAACGGAAAGCAACCCAGATGTTGAGGAACCAGAGGCTTTTAGTGACATTAGTGATCACGGATTGAGTGATGGCATGAGCGAGTGA
- the LOC104112205 gene encoding late embryogenesis abundant protein Dc3-like → MASHEQSYRAGETKGRTQEKVGQTMESMKDKAQAAKDKTSETAQSAKGTAHDKTGTAKYKAADAAQETDEKARGAAQATKEKASGAAQATKEKASGAAKATKEKASEMMESAKETAQAGQEKTGGILQKTGEQVKSMAQGAADAVKHTFGMADTDEDPTATKSREL, encoded by the exons ATGGCTTCCCACGAACAGAGCTACAGAGCTGGTGAAACCAAGGGCCGAACTCAG GAGAAGGTTGGTCAAACAATGGAAAGCATGAAGGACAAGGCGCAAGCAGCAAAGGACAAGACTTCTGAGACGGCGCAGTCGGCCAAAGGAACGGCTCACGATAAGACAGGCACCGCCAAATATAAGGCAGCAGATGCAGCTCAGGAAACCGACGAGAAGGCTCGCGGAGCAGCTCAGGCAACCAAGGAAAAGGCCAGCGGAGCAGCTCAGGCAACCAAAGAGAAGGCCAGCGGAGCAGCTAAGGCTACAAAAGAGAAGGCCTCAGAAATGATGGAGTCTGCAAAAGAAACTGCACAAGCTGGGCAAGAGAAAACTGGGGGAATCCTTCAAAAGACTGGAGAACAAGTGAAGAGCATGGCTCAGGGTGCTGCTGATGCAGTGAAGCATACCTTTGGCATGGCCGATACTGATGAAGATCCTACTGCTACAAAAAGCAGAGAACTTTAG
- the LOC104112216 gene encoding uncharacterized protein encodes MVSASRKDWFVKLEEALWAYRTAFKTTIGTSLFKLVYEKLCHLPVEIEHKAYWEIKMLNLDLSLAGEYRLAQMNALEEFRLDAYENVRIFKEKTKRWHDHLIKSKEFHERDRVLLYNSRLRLFPEKFKFRWTVPYVVKHISPYGATEIQNIDGTQSFKVSGHRLKPYLARGFA; translated from the coding sequence ATGGTTAGTGCTTCTCGTAAGGATTGGTTTGTAAAGTTGGAAGAAGCTCTATGGGCGTACAGAACTGCGTTCAAAACAACCATAGGGACTTCACTGTTCAAGCTAGTGTATGAAAAATTATGCCACCTACCTGTTGAGatagaacataaagcttattgggaaattaagatgcttaatcttgatcttagtcttgCAGGTGAATATAGGTTGGCACAGATGAATGCATTGGAGGAGTTTAGACTGGACGCATATGAAAATGTgcggattttcaaggaaaagactaaAAGGTGGCATGATCATCTGATTAAGTCGAAGGAGTTTCATGAAAGGGACAGAGTCTTACTGTACAATAGTAGACTCAGATTGTTCCCCGAAAAATTTAAGTTTAGATGGACGGTACCGTATGTGGTGAAACATATATCACCATATGGGGCAACTGAGATTCAGAACATTGACGGAACACAGAGCTTCAAAGTGAGTGGGCACAGGCTAAAACCGTATCTTGCTAGAGGATTTGCTTAG
- the LOC104112217 gene encoding uncharacterized protein, translating into MAAKQSQTQGHGPLGFPNHQKQQYHPPQQIQSSMEYLMKAFINKTNENFENQGMTIRNLERQMGQIVNLLSERTPEKESEEQKSQSSGVQKEIEESRHMPTLPFPQKIKREKLDKCFGRFLEMLKQLYMNITFTEVLTQISAYAKFLKEILSSKRKLEETTVVKLNAHYSAISQNKIYQKCGDPGSFTIPCSLGSETFDKALCDSGASINLMPLFVFRKLEGELGVIKSIPVSLQLAEQTIILPERIIEDILVRVEKFVLPVDFIVVDMEVNMEAPLILGRPFLCTVKAILDIYEGQFMLKVRNEKVVFQMKRMMKYPSDEASVYSCFKLDIVGKLDKKYKFNKLVGDTIERCITQSSTVENEDPEIKKKAEALETEDQVVDEEETKRGSC; encoded by the exons ATGGCAGCAAAACAATCTCAGACCCAGGGTCATGGACCACTAGGTTTTCCGAACCACCAGAAGCAGCAATACCATCCACCACAGCAAATTCAGTCAAGTATGGAATATCTCATGAAGGCATTCATCAACAAAACAAATGAAAATTTTGAGAATCAGGGCATGACTATCCGAAATTTAGAAAGACAAATGGGACAGATTGTGAATTTGTTATCTGAGAGGACTCCCG AGAAAGAGAGTGAAGAGCAAAAGAGCCAGAGTAGCGGGGTACAAAAGGAGATTGAAGAAAGTAGACATATGCCAACTCTACCATTCCCTCAAAAGATAAAGCGGGAGAAACTTGACAAATGTTTTGGGCGATTCCTGGAGATGCTCAAGCAACTTTATATGAACATTACTTTCACAGAGGTACTCACTCAGATATCTGCTTATGCCAAGTTCTTAAAGGAAATCCTGTCTAGCAAGAGAAAATTAGAGGAAACAACAGTGGTCAAGCTAAACGCCCACTATAGTGCCATCTCGCAAAATAAAATTTACCAAAAGTGTGGGGACCCAGGAAGCTTCACTATACCATGCTCGTTGGGGAGTGAAACATTCGATAAGGCCCTCTGTGATTCTGGTGCGTCTATAAATCTAATGCCTCTATTTGTATTTAGGAAACTGGAAGGTGAGCTTGGAGTGATCAAATCAATTCCAGTCTCCCTACAACTTGCCGAACAAACCATCATTCTACCTGAGAGAATCATTGAAGATATTTTAGTGAGGGTGGAAAAGTTTGTGCTCCCCGTAGATTTTATTGTGGTGGATATGGAGGTGAACATGGAGGCACCTCTAATTCTAGGGAGGCCATTCTTATGTACAGTCAAAGCTATCCTTGATATCTATGAAGGGCAGTTTATGCTTAAAGTGCGCAACGAAAAAGTGGTATTTCAGatgaagaggatgatgaaataCCCCAGTGATGAGGCGTCCGTCTACTCGTGTTTCAAGCTGGACATTGTTGGAAAATTGGATAAAAAATACAAGTTCAACAAGCTTGTGGGGGATACTATAGAGAGGTGTATTACTCAGTCTAGCACAGTGGAGAATGAAGATCCTGAAATAAAGAAAAAGGCAGAAGCTCTTGAGACTGAGGATCAAGTGGTTGATGAGGAGGAAACTAAAAGAGGAAGCTGCTAA